TTTACAAATCTGAAAGGATTTGATGAAATTCTTCTTTTGTTTTTCCCAACTTTTGCTGAAGTCTTCCGTACATTTCGTCTTCTTTTCCTTCGGCAAACATCAAATCATCATCTGTCAGAGTTGC
This genomic window from Flavobacterium sp. 9 contains:
- a CDS encoding CsbD family protein, whose translation is MNTTEIKGNWNELKGKLKQKYATLTDDDLMFAEGKEDEMYGRLQQKLGKTKEEFHQILSDL